A section of the Ovis canadensis isolate MfBH-ARS-UI-01 breed Bighorn chromosome 1, ARS-UI_OviCan_v2, whole genome shotgun sequence genome encodes:
- the DTX3L gene encoding E3 ubiquitin-protein ligase DTX3L isoform X2, protein MASSLGPPSPLLVRVSHPGTRLEWKLEKYFQSRKSGGGECTVVALDRSDPNSNTFRVQFKQRAGKDGVLKKGEHQIVVDNQLVTIFLEPNENAEEKKTKMSSSTQSQKGASHDEKPPNVKDIHNDVDSCLQKIFLTVMAELNCQLFSKEQRDLIAVHCPNVARVKDHDGTEKICGNFRDIEKVHGFLSDQLLKREQKHESSPLTSEREPLSQQDRNSCVSPFEPESRSEDKSNCFEVPLAFFEYFTHSWPDKIAFIEKRFGTKIISQASSPNMVYLDFTSSQSGDLEAARKNFVGEFQKCVETLKQECVTLADSKQATKIKEELNHRFAKLLIKEKGGELTLLGTTDDISAAKHFLASKNFESLVKPPVKILTPKDMMKGIEVDTTHYKLLEAELSQEISKIEKKYDTQSNILGINQKTCIRFEPKTKGLDLSIHAYSSFIDTYQHVSCQITREVLSLKLLGKERKHLHGAKFSDDFRKRHPDIHFVLNQESMTLIGLPNHLTKAKQYVLNRCGVSPSATEKWNETLMDTDGHNSKAASPTLQHPASSEVSEVNKEQDTCVICLSTVSNKHVLSKCKHKFCRPCIQEAFSYKPVCPVCQTSYGVQKGNQPDGRMSVVVVRESLPGYEHCGTIVITYNIEGGIQTKEHPNPGAIFSGIQRTAYLPDNKEGNEVLALLRRAFDQKLIFTVGESRTLGVSGVITWNDIHHKTSRTGGPQRYGYPDPHYLKRVKQELKDKGIE, encoded by the exons ATGGCTTCGAGCCTCGGCCCGCCGTCCCCGCTGCTCGTGCGGGTGTCCCATCCCGGCACGCGCCTGGAATGGAAGCTGGAAAAGTACTTCCAGAGCCGGAAATCGGGCGGCGGGGAGTGCACCGTCGTGGCCCTGGACCGCAGCGACCCCAACTCGAACACCTTCCGGGTGCAGTTCAAGCAAAGGGCGG GTAAGGATGGTGTGTTGAAAAAAGGAGAGCACCAAATTGTGGTCGACAACCAACTTGTGACTATTTTCCTGGAACCCAATGAAAATGCAGAAGAGAAGAAGACCAAAATGTCTTCTTCGACACAGTCACAAAAAGGGGCAAGCCACGATGAGAAGCCTCCAAATGTAAAGGACATTCATAATGACGTGGATTCCTGTCTCCAGAAG atctTTCTTACTGTCATGGCGGAACTGAACTGTCAACTGTTCTCTAAAGAGCAAAGGGATCTCATCGCTGTTCACTGCCCCAATGTCGCACGAGTGAAGGACCATGATGGAACTGAGAAAATCTGTGGTAACTTCAGAGATATTGAAAAAGTACATGGCTTCTTAAGTGACCAGCTCCTGAAAAGGGAGCAGAAACATGAATCTTCCCCTTTGACATCAGAGAGGGAGCCACTCAGCCAGCAGGACAGGAACAGCTGTGTTTCTCCCTTCGAACCAGAAAGCAGGTCAGAAGACAAAAGCAACTGTTTTGAAGTTCCCTTGGCTTTCTTTGAATACTTCACACACTCCTGGCCTGATAAAATAGCCTTCATAGAGAAAAGATTTGGTACAAAAATAATAAGTCAGGCAAGTTCTCCGAATATGGTCTATTTAGACTTCACCTCCAGTCAATCAGGTGACCTCGAAGCAGCTCGCAAGAATTTTGTCGGAGAATTTCAGAAGTGTGTAGAGACTCTGAAGCAGGAATGTGTTACCCTAGCAGACAGTAAGCAGGCAACCAAAATCAAAGAGGAGTTAAATCACCGGTTTGCAAAGCTCCTCATaaaggaaaaaggaggagaaTTAACTCTCCTTGGGACCACAGATGACATTTCAGCTGCCAAACATTTTCTTGCCTCAAAGAATTTTGAAAGTCTTGTCAAGCCACCTGTGAAAATATTGACTCCTAAGGACATGATGAAGGGAATTGAGGTTGATACCACTCACTATAAGCTTTTAGAAGCAGAATTATCCCAGGAGATATCAAAGATAGAAAAAAAGTACGACACTCAAAGTAACATTTTGGGGATAAATCAGAAAACCTGCATTCGATTTGAACCCAAAACCAAGGGGTTGGATCTATCCATACATGCTTATTCAAGTTTCATCGACACCTATCAACATGTCTCTTGTCAGATTACGAGAGAAGTTCTTTCCCTGAAACTTTTGGGCAAGGAGAGAAAACACTTACATGGGGCAAAGTTCTCTGATGATTTTAGGAAAAGGCATCCAGATATACACTTTGTGCTAAATCAAGAGTCAATGACTTTGATTGGGTTGCCAAATCATCTTACAAAGGCAAAACAGTATGTCTTAAACAGATGTGGAGTGTCTCCATCAGCTACAGAGAAATGGAATGAAACACTCATGGACACTGATGGTCATAATTCTAAAGCAGCTTCACCAACGTTGCAGCACCCCGCCAGTTCTGAGGTGTCAGAAGTGAATAAGGAACAGGACACGTGTGTCATCTGTTTGAGCACTGTTAGCAACAAACACGTGCTCTCAAAGTGCAAGCATAAATTCTGCAGGCCTTGTATCCAGGAAGCCTTCTCATATAAGCCAGTCTGTCCTGTGTGCCAGACTTCCTATGGTGTCCAGAAAGGGAATCAGCCAGATGGAAGAATGAGCGTCGTTGTTGTAAGAGAGTCACTTCCAGGTTATGAACACTGTGGCACCATTGTAATTACTTATAATATTGAAGGAGGCATACAAACA AAAGAGCACCCAAACCCAGGGGCGATATTTTCTGGAATACAGCGAACTGCATACTTGCCTGATAACAAGGAAGGAAACGAGGTTTTGGCTCTGCTTCGTAGGGCCTTTGACCAAAAACTGATTTTCACAGTGGGGGAGTCTCGAACATTAGGAGTCTCAGGTGTCATTACATGGAATGATATCCACCACAAAACGTCCAGGACTGGGGGACCACAAAG GTATGGTTACCCTGATCCTCACTATCTGAAACGTGTCAAACAAGAGCTGAAGGATAAAGGAATTGAGTAA
- the DTX3L gene encoding E3 ubiquitin-protein ligase DTX3L isoform X1, which translates to MGFPRQEYWSGWPSPSPGNLPDPGMELTSSALQGSPGLARASRASPRPRREPAGEDPREAPAPTPRGTEKGTYSPGSPRPGGRRREERVRPCQEPRRISGEAKLKLCAPERRGGGTPAPARPSCVAATRGAIPERTAMASSLGPPSPLLVRVSHPGTRLEWKLEKYFQSRKSGGGECTVVALDRSDPNSNTFRVQFKQRAGKDGVLKKGEHQIVVDNQLVTIFLEPNENAEEKKTKMSSSTQSQKGASHDEKPPNVKDIHNDVDSCLQKIFLTVMAELNCQLFSKEQRDLIAVHCPNVARVKDHDGTEKICGNFRDIEKVHGFLSDQLLKREQKHESSPLTSEREPLSQQDRNSCVSPFEPESRSEDKSNCFEVPLAFFEYFTHSWPDKIAFIEKRFGTKIISQASSPNMVYLDFTSSQSGDLEAARKNFVGEFQKCVETLKQECVTLADSKQATKIKEELNHRFAKLLIKEKGGELTLLGTTDDISAAKHFLASKNFESLVKPPVKILTPKDMMKGIEVDTTHYKLLEAELSQEISKIEKKYDTQSNILGINQKTCIRFEPKTKGLDLSIHAYSSFIDTYQHVSCQITREVLSLKLLGKERKHLHGAKFSDDFRKRHPDIHFVLNQESMTLIGLPNHLTKAKQYVLNRCGVSPSATEKWNETLMDTDGHNSKAASPTLQHPASSEVSEVNKEQDTCVICLSTVSNKHVLSKCKHKFCRPCIQEAFSYKPVCPVCQTSYGVQKGNQPDGRMSVVVVRESLPGYEHCGTIVITYNIEGGIQTKEHPNPGAIFSGIQRTAYLPDNKEGNEVLALLRRAFDQKLIFTVGESRTLGVSGVITWNDIHHKTSRTGGPQRYGYPDPHYLKRVKQELKDKGIE; encoded by the exons ggaagcccaggactcgCCCGTGCCTCGCGCGCCTCTCCCCGCCCCCGGCGCGAGCCCGCAGGAGAGGACCCCCGGGAAGCCCCTGCGCCCACCCCCCGCGGAACAGAGAAAGGGACCTACTCACCTGGCAGTCCGCGGCCAGGAGGGCGGCGAAGAGAGGAGAGGGTGCGGCCCTGCCAGGAACCGAGAAGGATCTCCGGAGAAGCGAAACTGAAACTCTGCGCCCCAGAGCGGCGGGGCGGAGGCAccccggccccggcccggcccAGCTGCGTCGCCGCCACTCGCGGCGCCATCCCCGAGCGGACAGCCATGGCTTCGAGCCTCGGCCCGCCGTCCCCGCTGCTCGTGCGGGTGTCCCATCCCGGCACGCGCCTGGAATGGAAGCTGGAAAAGTACTTCCAGAGCCGGAAATCGGGCGGCGGGGAGTGCACCGTCGTGGCCCTGGACCGCAGCGACCCCAACTCGAACACCTTCCGGGTGCAGTTCAAGCAAAGGGCGG GTAAGGATGGTGTGTTGAAAAAAGGAGAGCACCAAATTGTGGTCGACAACCAACTTGTGACTATTTTCCTGGAACCCAATGAAAATGCAGAAGAGAAGAAGACCAAAATGTCTTCTTCGACACAGTCACAAAAAGGGGCAAGCCACGATGAGAAGCCTCCAAATGTAAAGGACATTCATAATGACGTGGATTCCTGTCTCCAGAAG atctTTCTTACTGTCATGGCGGAACTGAACTGTCAACTGTTCTCTAAAGAGCAAAGGGATCTCATCGCTGTTCACTGCCCCAATGTCGCACGAGTGAAGGACCATGATGGAACTGAGAAAATCTGTGGTAACTTCAGAGATATTGAAAAAGTACATGGCTTCTTAAGTGACCAGCTCCTGAAAAGGGAGCAGAAACATGAATCTTCCCCTTTGACATCAGAGAGGGAGCCACTCAGCCAGCAGGACAGGAACAGCTGTGTTTCTCCCTTCGAACCAGAAAGCAGGTCAGAAGACAAAAGCAACTGTTTTGAAGTTCCCTTGGCTTTCTTTGAATACTTCACACACTCCTGGCCTGATAAAATAGCCTTCATAGAGAAAAGATTTGGTACAAAAATAATAAGTCAGGCAAGTTCTCCGAATATGGTCTATTTAGACTTCACCTCCAGTCAATCAGGTGACCTCGAAGCAGCTCGCAAGAATTTTGTCGGAGAATTTCAGAAGTGTGTAGAGACTCTGAAGCAGGAATGTGTTACCCTAGCAGACAGTAAGCAGGCAACCAAAATCAAAGAGGAGTTAAATCACCGGTTTGCAAAGCTCCTCATaaaggaaaaaggaggagaaTTAACTCTCCTTGGGACCACAGATGACATTTCAGCTGCCAAACATTTTCTTGCCTCAAAGAATTTTGAAAGTCTTGTCAAGCCACCTGTGAAAATATTGACTCCTAAGGACATGATGAAGGGAATTGAGGTTGATACCACTCACTATAAGCTTTTAGAAGCAGAATTATCCCAGGAGATATCAAAGATAGAAAAAAAGTACGACACTCAAAGTAACATTTTGGGGATAAATCAGAAAACCTGCATTCGATTTGAACCCAAAACCAAGGGGTTGGATCTATCCATACATGCTTATTCAAGTTTCATCGACACCTATCAACATGTCTCTTGTCAGATTACGAGAGAAGTTCTTTCCCTGAAACTTTTGGGCAAGGAGAGAAAACACTTACATGGGGCAAAGTTCTCTGATGATTTTAGGAAAAGGCATCCAGATATACACTTTGTGCTAAATCAAGAGTCAATGACTTTGATTGGGTTGCCAAATCATCTTACAAAGGCAAAACAGTATGTCTTAAACAGATGTGGAGTGTCTCCATCAGCTACAGAGAAATGGAATGAAACACTCATGGACACTGATGGTCATAATTCTAAAGCAGCTTCACCAACGTTGCAGCACCCCGCCAGTTCTGAGGTGTCAGAAGTGAATAAGGAACAGGACACGTGTGTCATCTGTTTGAGCACTGTTAGCAACAAACACGTGCTCTCAAAGTGCAAGCATAAATTCTGCAGGCCTTGTATCCAGGAAGCCTTCTCATATAAGCCAGTCTGTCCTGTGTGCCAGACTTCCTATGGTGTCCAGAAAGGGAATCAGCCAGATGGAAGAATGAGCGTCGTTGTTGTAAGAGAGTCACTTCCAGGTTATGAACACTGTGGCACCATTGTAATTACTTATAATATTGAAGGAGGCATACAAACA AAAGAGCACCCAAACCCAGGGGCGATATTTTCTGGAATACAGCGAACTGCATACTTGCCTGATAACAAGGAAGGAAACGAGGTTTTGGCTCTGCTTCGTAGGGCCTTTGACCAAAAACTGATTTTCACAGTGGGGGAGTCTCGAACATTAGGAGTCTCAGGTGTCATTACATGGAATGATATCCACCACAAAACGTCCAGGACTGGGGGACCACAAAG GTATGGTTACCCTGATCCTCACTATCTGAAACGTGTCAAACAAGAGCTGAAGGATAAAGGAATTGAGTAA